ATTTGGGCCCAATTGAAATTCATAGTGGATCTGTAAAATTAATGTGGTCCTTTATAATAGTGGGCCGAATTCTCATTACGTATTTGGTTTTAGTTTAAGTGCTACTAATATACTgacatttatgaaaaatacaatcattatgttaatttaattattatatttaaaagttgTCAGATTATTACTggtaaaaaaacattttaggTAACTTTGCAGCATAACTAAGAATTACATCCAATGCATGATTTGTTAAACGTAACTTACATAACTATGATCGAGcatagttaattaattactacaaattctaaaacattttttatatccATTAGTAATCTtgaatatcatattttaaatgaattacGAATTCTAACACATTTTGTTATCCACTGTAGCCTTGAAAATCATAtttcaaaatcacaattctattatattcatattatgttatatgatattaatataaatattttgtgatatctATATTAGAAAAAGGAACACAGAAAGGCAACAATGAATATTATGTCGGTGGAAATTGttgtagtaataaaaaatcacaCCTCTTGACGCCCTAAATAGATCTACACACACCACACGCACACATCTGTATCTATTGTATATCTATCATTTATGTTCACCTGTCTCTACTTCTTCCCCGaatcattttctctctccgaTCTCCCTTTTTGAGCCTCACCTCACCTACACATGCATATGCAAAAACAAATGCATACACAAATTTAGCATCAACTACTTTCGCTTCTGCTGCTTGGACTAAATCAAGAAACCTCTTTTTTAGGTTCTTCCTTTTTCCTGCTTCATTTATGGGGTTTTTATTCAGATTTTTGTGGATGATGTGTTCTATCTTTGTTTAATCTTCGATTTCCTGATAATGGGTCTACGTTGGTTTTGTCTTGGGATAAGGGTTTGTGACATTGACTTTGATGGCATAGTGTATTTACTTTTCTTAGGTGAATTACTGAGCTGAAACAGCTTAAAGAGGAGCTGCTTTGCGCTAAAGTAGGGATTTTTGGATTCAGGAAATGTTGAATTTGGTGCCTCGAGTTGACCAAGATTTGCTAAAAGTAACTTCCTTGAGATTCAACTTGTCCAATTAACTTGCATTTGTAGTGTTTGTGAATAGTAATGAGATTCATCTTATTTGGAATAGGACTAGCtgaatgtttgtttttttacttGCAAGACTTCAGTAAGACTCAAGTTTACTTTCTAAACATTCGACGTTTGGATGACTTCTTTACAGTTGTTCTTTTACAGGCAACTCCTGGCATGCCAATATGCTGCATCTGTTCAAATGCATGCAATAATGCAATTGACTTCTGACAATTCTGACTTATTGTGGAATCGAAATATGtagttaattatattaagaaggtgcgtttttttttattcgtaATTCTTCATGTTTGCAGGTTTGTTAACTGAGGACACTAAATCAGCATTGGCGCTTGGGCACTTGTATCAAGTGTTACGTAAATGCATAGTGGACGTGTGGAGTCCTAGTCTTCGAGGAACAGAGTTGTAGTTTTTGCATAGTGGAAGATTGAAATTCCCTATCTGTTcgtatttagttttatttgttgtattgGGATGGGTTGTCACTGTTCAAAGCTGACCTTGTGTTGTTTTAGTTCAGAGCATAATGGACCTATTCATGAAGCCAATAGTGCTGGTTAGTCCAAATAACTCTCTATTAGTACTTTTTATTGATTCTCAAACACCAACTTAATGTTTGTGATGATGATGCAGAGAACGAGGAGAAAAGTGAAATTGGTGATTTACCTACATTTCGTGAATTTTCTGTTGAACAACTTAGGGCAGCTACATCTGGGTTTGCAGTAGAGAACATAGTTTCTGAACATGGGGAGAAAGCTCCAAATGTGGTTTATAAGGGGAAATTGGATAATCAGAGGCGGATAGCCGTCAAACGTTTTAATAGGTCTGCTTGGCCTGACGCGCGTCAGTTCATGGTGAGAATGGACTCCATCTTAATGGAGATCCTTTTTCATGATGCTCTTTTGTGTACTTGACTTGTTTCAGTGATAGTATGTTATACCGCGCGGCGCCTATATTTTGTTAGGATATATTCTTTGATTTCCTAGAGATTCATGGCATTAGATATGGACTGCTACAGTTTCTGCAATTTAACATTACTTTATACACTTCAGGAAGAAGCAAAAGCAGTTGGCCAACTGCGGAACTACAGATTGGCTAATTTGCTTGGCTGCTGCTGTGAAGGTGATGAGAGGTTACTGGTTGCTGAATTTATGCCCAATGAAACTCTTGCAAAACATCTGTTTCACTGTAAGTACATTTTGATTGATGCTAAAGACTTGAAATGCTTCTGTTATGCCCAGCTTAGTGCAGTTATTGGGGCCCGGTCTTTAGATAAGATAACTAGATAAGCGTGTAAGGGTTTACCTGGCATATTCTGCTGGGTGTGACCAATCTCACTAGGGCTACTATAGTTCAGCCTCTTGCCACTGGCAGTTGAAGGCTGTTGTCTCCATTGTGGAATGTTGCTAGCACGCCTCTTACAAGTCAAATAAGAAATCTTGACCTATTAATGCCATGCTAGTGTCTAAACCATCTGCCTTACAAATGATATTGGCTTAAGTGGAGTAATTACTTTTCGATATATGTAATGCTAAAGACAGTCTGGTTGGCTAGTTTGGATGTATAATTGAGTTTATCGGATCAAATGTGCTTTAAGTTGTGAACGATGTGATCCCAATTTAGATATATATTCAGTCCTTTGTTCTAtcattattcaataattttatgtgaacTCAGGGGAAACACAACCTATGAAGTGGGCAATGCGATTAAGAGTCGCTTTATACATTGCACAGGCTTTAGAATATTGCACAAGCAAGGGTCGGGGACTTTATCATGATCTTAATGCCTACAGAATTGTCTTTGATTACGTAAGCTCCAAGTTAGCatttgttcttttcttttacttctCAGTTGTCTGCATTTTGATAGTGTTTCTTCCTATTGGGTTGTTTTGTATCTTATAGGATGGGAATCCCAGATTGTCATGTTTTGGATTGATGAAGAATAGTAGAGATGGGAAAAGCTACAGTACAAACTTGGCATTTACTCCACCAGAGTACCTAAGGACTGGTATAATATCTCATCTAGAATGAACTACTGTTACCTATAACGGTTTGTAGCAATAATTTAGGAATTTCTAGAAGATACCATTTAGCTTGCCCACAGTAATGTGCTCATGTCTAAACTGTGGATTGTGATCGCAATTCGGAAATAAAGGTCAATTAGTTAGCTCAACAATGTTGCATTGTTTTGTACTTGAAGCTCAGTTTATCTAGTGCTACAATGCAACTAAATGATCATTCTTAAAAGCAAAAAATTATGGCTTATATGCAAAACTATGTCATACTGAGCAATTGTGAGGTTCACTTAAAGCTTGAATTATTGAAACACCAAAACTTTTTTGAAGATAGGCTGCTTTGCTTTTTCTGTATGAGAGATGTAGAATTGTTTACTGCCTGTTATGATTGTATCATAGATTATTTGAACTTTTGAAGCTATGTAACATGAATAAGTAAAATTTTTGTTCAGGAAGTCTGCATTTGGGTTATTACTTAGTACTATATGGCCGTAGGTCAATACTGGTCGACATGCTGGGTCTTACAGAGTTAGTAGATGGAATTCTTGAAAGAATAAGTCATCACCCATCATAGTAGTATTCTTCATCCCTGACATTTTGGATAGCATGATGTTTATTGTGTTACGAAATACCAATCATAGATGTAAATGAGTGTACAATGCAATATAAGCATGCAACACCACAATATTGCAGACCTGGGGATTAGCTAATGCCTAATAAGTCCATCATAGTTCCATGTCCTGAACATGTGATATGcttgagagaaaaataatgttaatagaGATCCACAACATCGGTTTTTGTTAGATTATGCCCCTATGGCTTTTTTCGGACGACATTTGAAATCTTATCTGAAATAGAAACTGTTTTGAAATCTTAGTTGGAATAGACTGTAGCctttctattaaaataatggggatatttataaattattgtttatcATGCATATTGCTCTAAAATCTtggattatattataatacatCTTGAAACCTTTTCTACTCAGTCTAGCATTCACCACCATACTGATACTGTTATTTTGTTTCCAAAAGATTTATGCGCTGGAAGtgtaatttacaaatttgGAACACTTTTGCTCTTGTCTATGTTATCTGAATTGGCACTCTTGCATTTTAGGATTTGTTACTGACAAACACTGACCTTCTGTTTTTGTTAGGAAGAGTTACCCCAGAAAGTGTAATTTACAGCTTTGGAACACTTTTGCTTGACCTTCTAAGTGGAAAACACATCCCACCAAGTCATGTAAGTGTTTTTGTGCTGACCGTTTTGAAATGGCATAATGACATAttctagtactccctccgtcccaaggtattagaccaactttcctttttgggatgtcccaacatattagactcgtttccttttttagcaaaaagcatctatcttattttattctccacctacttttttctctcttctctcccctactttttccctctctcatactttactctctccactttaactatttaaatatcaattccttaaatcatgtgcccaaaagaagtgagtctaatactccgggacggagggagtactattttttgaAATCACTTTATGAGACATTTTCTAGTAATCTAGTTTTTGGAAAAGAAAGTTCTGGTTGTCACATTTGAGCTCAAGAGTCAGGACCATGTCATCTTGTATTTGCAGTATAGTCCTCAAATTGCACACAATCACCTGCTGAATGGTTAgagttaaaacttaaaattatcCTATCAGGGTttgtaaaatttatacttttaGAACCACATATGTACTAGTACATTAATAGTCCCAGAAAGGTTATTCCAGAATCCAGAATTGGAATTTTGGATTGTGAGGGAAACATTGCCAGTTGAAACATAAACATTCACAATGTCAGTTTCACCCTAGGAAACCCTGTCTGCCATTTATGTAAATGGAACGTAAGTCATTTGATGGGCTGTACACCAAGCTGTCCATTAATTTGATTGTAATATAATTcatcattaattattactgTATTTCTTAGTTCTCAGTAGATTGTGATTAAGTTATTCAGTCATGttgacattattattttatataactGGTGCAGGCCCTTGATTTGATTAAGGATCGGAATCTTCAGATGTTAACGGATTCTTGTTTGGAAGGTCAATTTTCTAATGATGACGGAACAGAGTTAGTCCGCCTGGCTTCAAGATGCTTACAATATGAACCCCGTGAGAGaccaaatccaaaatcagTAGTTGCTGCATTGATTCCTCTTCAGAAGGAAACTGAGGTTGGTTAATTTCTAGAAGATATCATAAAATCTTTTCATTCATTGTAATTGAAATAAGACGTGCACAGGACATAGTTGTACAACACTTTCTTGAACATTTAGAGTCCTCAAAAAAACTGGGATGGGCGATATTAGAGACGTTGATCATGTGCTGAATAATTGCTATGCGCTTCTTAGAAAGCAACTCATGCAAGCATGTTGATATGGTCTCATCTTTGTGGGATAGAAATGCACGAGTCTTAAATTCCTATTATTGCAGGACTTGACTCatgtgtatattttatttgcttataTGCATGGAAGTTATAGGTTCTAATGTTCACTTCTTCTGCAGGTTCCTTCTCATGTTTTAATGGGTATTCCTCAAGGTGGAGAGGTAGTGTCCTTGACACCCCTTGGCGAAGCATGCTTAAGAATGGATTTAACTGCCATTCATGAGATATTGGAAAAACTTAGTTACAAAGATGATGAGGGAGCAGCAACTGAGGTTTGCTTCTTGATAATTAACAGGAATTTACAAGTTTCTTCACTTTTTCATCTTGTACCTTGTATAATTGATGCACTCTGGTGAAAATCCCAAGGAAAGCCTGAATActttctctacacacactcCTGCACTCTGTTTTGTGTACTCTCAACTATTTAATCAAACGTATATGTTACTACTAGATAGTTGAGAAGATGGAATTTGAAACCATAAACAAATGTTAAAGAGTTTCTTGTAATTATGAAATTCCATACTACTAGTACATTTTATGGTTGCATATTTTGTGTAGCAGATCATGAGAATCGAAGTTTCCTGATTGGCATATAACATTATATTTCTGAATTTCtgttcattttaaatttcccTTCTCAACTGGCAACCAGCATTCTGGACTCTCCTAAATGTAACTAACTGTTTTCCATGTGTGCAGCTTTCTTTCCAGATGTGGACAAATCAAATGCAGGATACATTGAACTCAAAGAAAAAGGGTGATGTGGCTTTCCGGCATAAAGATTTTAGGGTTGCCATTGATTGTTTCACGCAGGTAAGAATTTGCATTTCCCTTTGGAAATCttttatgtatgtgtgtggCATTTTAGCATCCCCCAATTGGTGTATGAAGCGTCATATCTCCTATTCCTGTGTCATTTATGCAGTTTATTGAGGTTGGAACAATGGTCTCCCCAACTGTTTATGCTCGCCGAAGTTTGTCACATCTCATGAGCGACGTGCCACAGGAGGCCCTCAATGATGCAGTGCAAGCACAAGTTATATCTCCTGTTTGGCATATAGCTTCGTATTTGCAGGCTGCTGCTCTTTTTGCTCTAGGGAGGGAGAACGAGGCACAGATTGCACTCAAAGAAGGCTCCATACTCGAAGAGAAGAGAAACGGAACATCCTGAGAGGCAGGAAAACGTGTTGAGGGATTTTCAGGCGCTGAGAGGCATGTATAAATGAGGAGGGACATGGTTTAAGGAGAGCATCATCAAAGTCAGAGCAACTTATTAGAGCGTAATGTTATCATTGGCATCCAACGGGATTGTGTTTAGTACATGATTGGATGGGCTGTTTCGTTGGGTTGATGCATCGAATGCTTTGGCTTTGCAGAAGCAAGGCAATATGATTGTGTGGCAGTGAAAAGGGATGGATCACCATGTTGATAAAGAGACATgctatattttcttatttgtattttgtcaCACTCATTTCTTGTTTGTTGGTTTTTAgatgattttatttgcttcAGTATATTGTTTGTATTTGGCATTGTTAAACGAGTGGTTGAAAATTATTTGAGCCAATTATCTTTATACGATCTTGTTTTAAAACTAGAGTACAATTTTCCTATGATTCCTGAAGGCATTACATGTCAATTTCATTGGATAGTCAATCAAAATGATGTCATGTTTTCTGTACACTGTTAGTATTGATTTACATTAGCTGAGGAGAAATCATTATGATTTGTTGGAAATCATCTTAAACAGGCCTGAACTTTGCATCCAATCATGCTGCTCACTTTTGCCCTTATTGTGTACTTAATGGCGCATTATCAAACCGATGTGGACTCTAGAAGCAGCTGGATCAACAACTACAAACTCATACATTGTTTCCATACACTCTAAACACAATAATCAtaagaaattagaaattactcctaaaaaaaaagaaaaaggaaagtcTTGCATAGCAGTAGTGCGAGTAAATTGTTCATGAGAAATCACAACAGATGAGAAATGAGATACAGAGAAGACGGCCTTAGAAGTAAGATATCTTCATCAGAACTAATCCTAACTTTTTCTGTTCGGTTTCATATCGGAAAAGTACGCTTCAGAGTTCTGAGGTACTTCAGTGAAAAGTTTCAACTTCCAACTGATTATTTAGCACGCAAGGCTCAGAAGTACCTGAGGGGAGGCATGTCAAACTGTCCTGGTCTGATCTTGAAAAAGACTGG
The genomic region above belongs to Salvia hispanica cultivar TCC Black 2014 chromosome 3, UniMelb_Shisp_WGS_1.0, whole genome shotgun sequence and contains:
- the LOC125215093 gene encoding serine/threonine-protein kinase BSK7-like, whose protein sequence is MGCHCSKLTLCCFSSEHNGPIHEANSAENEEKSEIGDLPTFREFSVEQLRAATSGFAVENIVSEHGEKAPNVVYKGKLDNQRRIAVKRFNRSAWPDARQFMEEAKAVGQLRNYRLANLLGCCCEGDERLLVAEFMPNETLAKHLFHWETQPMKWAMRLRVALYIAQALEYCTSKGRGLYHDLNAYRIVFDYDGNPRLSCFGLMKNSRDGKSYSTNLAFTPPEYLRTGRVTPESVIYSFGTLLLDLLSGKHIPPSHALDLIKDRNLQMLTDSCLEGQFSNDDGTELVRLASRCLQYEPRERPNPKSVVAALIPLQKETEVPSHVLMGIPQGGEVVSLTPLGEACLRMDLTAIHEILEKLSYKDDEGAATELSFQMWTNQMQDTLNSKKKGDVAFRHKDFRVAIDCFTQFIEVGTMVSPTVYARRSLSHLMSDVPQEALNDAVQAQVISPVWHIASYLQAAALFALGRENEAQIALKEGSILEEKRNGTS